In Macrotis lagotis isolate mMagLag1 chromosome 8, bilby.v1.9.chrom.fasta, whole genome shotgun sequence, a single genomic region encodes these proteins:
- the MRPS25 gene encoding small ribosomal subunit protein mS25 produces the protein MPMKGRFPIRRTLQYLSQGDIVFKSSVKVMTVNYNTHGELSEGARKFVFFNIPQIQYKNPWVQIMMFKNMTPSPFLRFYLDSGEQVLVDVEDKSNKEIMQHIKKILGKTEEVLEMEELEKKKLSHPANFGPKKYCLRECICEVEGQVPCPAIVPLPKEMTGKYKASLKANAQD, from the exons ATGCCGATGAAAGGGCGCTTCCCCATCCGCCGCACCCTGCAGTACCTGAGCCAGGGCGACATCGTGTTTAAGAGCTCGGTCAAGGTCATGACCGTGAACTACAACACGCACGGGGAGCTGAGCGAGGGAGCCAG GAAATTTGTGTTCTTCAACATTCCTCAGATTCAGTACAAAAACCCTTGGGTGCAGATCATGATGTTCAAGAACATGACACCATCCCCATTTCTGCGGTTTTATTTAG ATTCTGGTGAACAGGTCCTGGTGGATGTGGAGGACAAGAGCAACAAAGAGATCATGCAGCATATCAAAAAGATCCTGGGGAAAACGGA GGAAGTTCTCGAGATGGAGGAGCTAGAGAAAAAGAAGCTTTCTCACCCAGCTAATTTTGGACCCAAAAAATATTGCCTGCGGGAATGTATCTGTGAAGTAGAAGGACAGGTCCCCTGCCCAGCAATTGTGCCTCTGCCCAAAGAGATGACTGGCAAGTACAAAGCTTCTCTGAAAGCCAATGCTCAAGACTGA